The sequence CGCCGCAGTCGTTGCGCCGCGGCCAGCACGACTACCTGGGCATTCCGACCCGACTAAGCGCCGGCTCAGGCCGACAGCTTGTCGCGGCCCTTGGAGCGGCGGGCAGAAAGGATGGCGCGACCGGCACGGGTGCGCATGCGCAGCCGGAAGCCGTGGGTCTTGGCGCGCCGGCGGTTGTTCGGCTGGTAGGTGCGCTTGCTCACGTCAGAACTCCGTCTTCAACTACGTCAGGGGGCATCCGCTGCAAGACGCCACTTTAGCAGAGCGCGGCGGAGCAACCGCTCAACCCTACGCAGGGCGGTTGCAGCGGTCAACCATATCCTGGGTC is a genomic window of Actinoplanes teichomyceticus ATCC 31121 containing:
- the rpmH gene encoding 50S ribosomal protein L34, producing MSKRTYQPNNRRRAKTHGFRLRMRTRAGRAILSARRSKGRDKLSA